Proteins encoded in a region of the Pirellulales bacterium genome:
- a CDS encoding aspartate kinase yields MRLIVQKFGGTSVADSQKILAAARKAVRAQAEGNRVVMVVSAMGHNTDALVDLAHEIMDRPPAREMDMLLSTGEQVSVALMAMAIESLGCQAISFTGAQIGIRTDRTHTKARIQSISTDRMREALDAGKIVIAAGFQGIDEDGNITTLGRGGSDTTAVALAAVLAADSCEIYTDVDGVYTTDPRLLPEARRMRQTSYDEMLELASLGAGVMHSRSIEFAKKFAVPIHVRSSFSDQPGSVITDQPESPEQAVSGATLVKNEARVTLLGVPDRPGASLALFSKIAAKNISVDMIVQNVGAEAKADISFTVPKDELATTLQAVETAAGELGAEGFSRDDSVSKISVVGLGMATQTGVAQRMFRALADARVNIQMITTSEIKISALVSRDQAATALRAVHRAFELEKEPTAARGKASPGEQPRSHSANEIEARLKGKIVARLQGMEDLTIDDIVLDQSQARVTISGLPDQPGLAAEVFERIAAGNIFVDMIVQSLGRGGHANLSFTVPQAHLDRALAVSRETATSLGCGPVTSSPKVAKLSVSGIGMRSHTDVAIRMFRSLAEAGINVEMINTSEVRVNVVVDGAAGTKGLECLKQAFADARV; encoded by the coding sequence ATGCGATTGATTGTGCAGAAATTTGGCGGCACCAGCGTTGCCGATAGTCAGAAGATCCTGGCCGCGGCTCGCAAGGCGGTTCGCGCGCAGGCCGAGGGGAATCGCGTCGTGATGGTCGTCAGCGCGATGGGACACAACACCGACGCCTTGGTGGATCTGGCTCACGAGATCATGGACCGCCCGCCCGCGCGCGAAATGGACATGCTGTTGTCCACGGGCGAACAGGTGAGCGTGGCCCTGATGGCGATGGCGATCGAATCGCTGGGCTGCCAGGCGATCAGCTTTACCGGCGCGCAGATCGGCATTCGCACCGACCGCACGCATACCAAGGCGCGCATTCAATCCATTTCGACCGATCGCATGCGCGAAGCCTTGGACGCCGGCAAGATCGTGATCGCCGCCGGCTTTCAAGGGATCGACGAAGACGGCAACATCACCACGCTCGGCCGCGGAGGCAGTGACACCACGGCCGTGGCGCTGGCGGCGGTGCTGGCCGCCGATTCGTGTGAAATTTATACCGACGTCGACGGCGTCTACACGACCGATCCACGGCTGTTGCCCGAGGCGCGGCGTATGCGGCAGACCAGCTACGACGAGATGCTCGAGCTGGCCAGCCTGGGCGCCGGCGTGATGCACAGCCGCTCGATCGAGTTCGCCAAGAAATTCGCCGTGCCGATTCACGTCCGCAGCAGCTTCAGCGATCAGCCGGGTTCGGTGATTACGGATCAGCCGGAGTCGCCCGAGCAAGCCGTCAGCGGCGCGACGCTGGTCAAGAACGAAGCCCGCGTGACGCTGTTGGGCGTGCCCGATCGTCCAGGGGCAAGCCTGGCGTTGTTTTCCAAGATCGCGGCGAAAAACATCTCGGTCGATATGATCGTGCAAAACGTGGGGGCCGAGGCCAAGGCTGATATTTCGTTCACCGTCCCGAAGGACGAGCTGGCGACCACCTTGCAAGCGGTGGAAACGGCGGCCGGCGAGTTGGGGGCCGAGGGATTCAGCCGCGACGACTCGGTTTCGAAAATCTCGGTCGTGGGGTTGGGCATGGCCACGCAGACCGGCGTCGCACAGCGAATGTTCCGCGCACTGGCCGACGCGCGCGTCAACATTCAGATGATCACGACCAGCGAGATTAAAATCTCGGCATTGGTCAGCCGCGACCAGGCCGCCACGGCGCTGCGGGCCGTGCATCGTGCCTTCGAGCTGGAAAAGGAGCCTACGGCGGCGCGTGGCAAAGCGTCGCCCGGCGAGCAGCCGCGCAGCCATTCGGCCAACGAGATCGAAGCGCGGCTAAAAGGCAAGATCGTGGCACGCCTGCAAGGCATGGAAGACCTGACGATCGACGACATCGTGCTCGACCAGTCGCAGGCGCGGGTCACGATCAGCGGTCTGCCCGATCAGCCCGGCCTGGCGGCCGAGGTGTTCGAGCGGATCGCGGCGGGCAATATCTTTGTCGACATGATCGTGCAAAGCCTGGGGCGCGGCGGGCACGCCAACCTGAGCTTTACCGTGCCGCAGGCGCATCTCGACAGAGCGCTGGCTGTCAGCCGCGAGACGGCCACGAGCCTGGGATGCGGGCCGGTCACCAGCTCGCCCAAGGTTGCCAAGCTGTCGGTCTCAGGAATCGGCATGCGCAGCCACACCGACGTGGCGATTCGCATGTTCCGTTCGCTGGCCGAGGCAGGCATCAACGTCGAGATGATCAACACCAGCGAAGTGCGCGTCAACGTCGTCGTCGACGGCGCGGCAGGCACCAAGGGACTGGAGTGCTTGAAGCAAGCTTTTGCCGATGCGAGAGTTTGA
- a CDS encoding cofactor-independent phosphoglycerate mutase, which translates to MKYAIVIPDGCADEPQESLGGRTPLEAAHVPHMDAIAAAGVVGRASHVPASLPAGSDVANLSLFGYDPLEYFTGRAPLEAAAQGIELGVDDWAIRCNLVTVEEQSMRDFTAGHISTDEATQLLATAQQKLGHDRLQFYPGVSYRNLLVYRGAGAPAPFSRDTRATPPHDLTDKSVLNDYPRGPGSDLLNQLMHDSVGLFADHPVNVARKKAGKLPATNVWLWGLGRTPALRPFKEVYGRRGTMITAVDLLRGLAALVGWQRIEVPSATGYLDTDYAAKGRYAVKAIADTDIICVHVEATDEASHEGKVAAKIEALEQIDRHIVGPLIEALRAQGEYRILVTPDHPTPVRTKTHSHGAVPLAIAGTGVQPDGISTYSEPAAAQSHLAFDPGWKMMRYFLEGTR; encoded by the coding sequence ATGAAGTACGCGATTGTTATTCCGGATGGATGCGCCGACGAACCGCAGGAGTCGCTGGGCGGGCGTACGCCGCTCGAAGCGGCCCATGTGCCGCATATGGACGCCATTGCGGCGGCCGGAGTGGTCGGCCGCGCCAGTCATGTGCCGGCTTCGCTGCCGGCCGGATCGGATGTGGCCAATCTCAGTTTGTTCGGCTACGACCCGCTGGAATATTTCACCGGCCGCGCACCGCTCGAGGCCGCGGCGCAGGGCATCGAGCTGGGGGTCGACGATTGGGCGATTCGCTGCAACCTGGTAACGGTCGAAGAGCAGTCGATGCGCGACTTCACGGCCGGCCACATCTCGACCGACGAAGCGACACAGTTGCTGGCCACGGCGCAGCAGAAACTTGGTCACGATCGCTTGCAATTCTATCCGGGCGTGAGCTATCGCAACCTGCTGGTCTATCGTGGCGCGGGCGCACCAGCGCCGTTTAGTCGCGACACGCGGGCCACGCCGCCACACGACCTGACTGACAAATCCGTGCTGAACGACTACCCGCGCGGGCCGGGCAGCGACCTGCTGAACCAATTGATGCACGACAGCGTGGGGCTGTTTGCCGATCATCCGGTGAACGTGGCCCGCAAAAAAGCTGGCAAGCTGCCCGCGACGAACGTCTGGCTGTGGGGTCTGGGACGGACGCCTGCGCTGCGGCCGTTCAAAGAAGTTTACGGCCGCCGGGGCACCATGATCACGGCCGTTGATTTGTTGCGTGGCCTGGCGGCGCTGGTGGGCTGGCAACGGATCGAAGTGCCCAGCGCCACCGGTTACCTCGACACGGATTACGCGGCCAAGGGACGCTACGCCGTTAAGGCGATCGCCGATACGGATATTATCTGCGTGCACGTCGAAGCCACGGACGAAGCTTCGCACGAGGGGAAGGTGGCGGCCAAGATCGAGGCGCTCGAGCAGATCGATCGTCATATCGTCGGTCCACTGATCGAGGCGTTGCGCGCTCAGGGCGAATATCGCATCCTGGTAACACCCGATCATCCTACGCCGGTGCGGACCAAGACGCACAGCCACGGCGCCGTGCCGCTGGCGATCGCGGGTACGGGCGTGCAGCCGGACGGAATCAGCACGTACAGCGAGCCCGCGGCGGCGCAGTCCCACCTGGCATTCGATCCCGGCTGGAAGATGATGCGCTATTTTCTCGAAGGGACGCGGTAA